The sequence TGGCGAGGCTGCGTAGCCAGAACAGATGACCGAGGTTGACCCTGCCGGTGTTGGTTATACGATGCATGACTTTAATTTAACTGTTCGGACTAGTCTGACTGACCTCACGGCTTTGCGCCGCTAGCATAGTATTTTTGCGACAGCGTTGCGCGAGCCGATCGCTCATCATCGGTTCTGGCGCGACCCAAACTCAGCCATGCTGCCTATCTCTGATAGCGAAACCCCCGCCTCATCAGCTTTCCTGACTTTCCTGCGGCATGCCGCCGCAGCCCGGCAAAATGGCACCGCGCAAGCAGAGGCCAACTGGCTCGATGCCGCTGCACAACGCCATCCGCTCGACGACGAGTCCATCGACTCGCTCATCATCACTTTGCTCGAGCAACATCGTCATAACGACGCGATCGAACTCGCCGCCATTATTGCGCAACTCGATCCGCACCGCGCTCTTACGCACTTCCGTTTCGGCTACGCGCTGCAGATGGCGAACCGGCATAACGAGGCAATCGCGCCCTATCGTCGCGCACTCGCCATCGATCCGACATTGCCGCAGTTGCGCAACAATCTTGCTGGCGCACTCACACACACGGGCGGTGCGCTGAACGAGCAAATCGCCCTACTGGAAAGTGCAGTTCATCACGATCCCAGCCACGCCGATGCATGGACCAATCTCACCCAGGCAAGCCGCGCCAATTTGAATCTGCCACGCGCGCTCGAAGCCGGCGCACGCGCCGTGCAATGCGCGCCGCATAGCCCGCTGGCGCATAACAACTATGCGCTGGCGCTACGTGAAGCGCAACGCTGGGACGAAGCGGAGCACGCCGAAAGAACGGCCTGTGCGTTAGCGCCCAACGACGCGACCGTGCGCTCCAATCTCAGCATGCTGCAGCTCATGCGCGGCAACTATGCGCACGGCTGGCAAACCCACGAAGCGCGCTGGGATGGCTCGTTTGAACTGAACGGTAACCGCCCCGCGTTCCCTGCACCGACCTGGCAAGGCGAAGCGCTTGCCGGCAAAACCCTGCTGGTGTGGGGCGAACAGGGCATGGGCGATGTCTTGCAATTCAGCCGCTATATCCCGCTGCTGGCCGAGCGCGCTCATTGCGAGGGCGGCCGTCTCGTCTGGAATTCATTTCCGCAGATGGGCGCGCTACTCGCCCGTAGTCTCGGCGATCATGTGGACGGTTATTCGGCCGGTGGTGGCGTCGAATCTTTGCCACCGTTCGACTACGAAATTCCGTTGCTCAGCTTGCCTTTGATGTTCAACACGCGCGAAGAAACGATCCCCGCGGCGACGCCGTATTTGCGAGCGGACGCGGCAGCCGGCGAGTCATGGCGTGCGCGGCTTGCAGGAGAAACCCGGCTCAAGGTCGGGCTTGCATGGACTGGCAGCCACGGCCATCAGCGCAATCCATTCCGGCGGGTGGGTTGGGAGCGCTATGCGGAAAATTTCGGCGGCATGCACGACGTGGCGTTCTATTCGTTGCAACCGGGTGCCGGAGCAGACGTTGCGGCGGCCCGGGCGACGGGTCTGCCCATGTCGGACTACACGGCCGAATTCGCCAACTTCGACGACACTGCCGCGTTTGTCAGCGCGCTAGATCTCGTCATTACGGTTTGCACGTCCGTGGCGCATCTGAGTGGCGCACTCGGCCAGCGCACATGGGTGCTGCTCGACGTCAACCCGCATTGGGTCTGGCTGCTCGACCGCCCCGACAGCCCGTGGTATCCGAGCGCGACACTCTACCGGCAGCCGCAGTTCGGCCAATGGGATCCGGCGCTGGAGGCCGTTGCACGTGACCTGAGCGTGCTTGCAGCCCGGCGCCACGCGGCATAGGACGACATGTGGCGGCAACGCAGCCGCCAGGGCCGCGCCGCGTTCAAGGCGAACCGGCTCCCCGCGCCGGTTGCACGGCTCGCGCGATCTCCGCTGCGAGACATTCAGGACACAGGCAGCGGCCGGACGGATCGAGCCGGTCTGCCGGCAGGACCGGCATCTCACGGCACCAGCAGTCAAACGGCACCTTATGCATGGCGCAATCGAACGCCTGACCACAGAGCGGACACAGCGCGCTGCTTTCGGCGTGAGAAGCTGACAATTTCATAACGGACCGGATGATCTCGCTTCAGCCTGAATCAGGAAATGATGCCACGACTGGCGCGCCGCCGTGAGTCGGCCGTTCGGCCAATTCACGGGCCGATCTGAACGGCGGTAAGCTTGATCGTCGACCACCGCTTCCGACCCTCCATTGCGCAGTGCGCAAAGCCCGCAACACCCGTCACCGGCGCTCATGTCGAAATCCCTGTTGCAGCGCGCCAGTCCTGTACAATTCGCCCTGTTTTAACTGTTCCGTGCCTGAGCCTGCCGCCATGTCCGAGATCCCTGACCTTTCGCAGATCGCGCCCACCCTGAAGGCTGAAATTCTGGCCGAGGCGCTGCCTTACATTCGCCAGTATCACGGTAAGACCGTGGTCATCAAATACGGCGGCAACGCCATGACCGAGGAGCGACTCAAGCAAGGCTTCGCGCGCGACGTCATTCTGCTGAAACTGGTCGGTATCAATCCGGTGATCGTGCACGGCGGTGGTCCGCAAATCGACCAGGCGCTGAAGAAAATCGGCAAGCAAGGCACGTTCATCCAGGGCATGCGCGTCACCGACGAAGAGACGATGGAAGTCGTCGAATGGGTGCTCGGCGGCGAAGTGCAGCAAGACATCGTCACGCTGATCAACCATTTCGGCGGCCACGCCGTCGGTCTGACCGGCAAAGACGGCGGCCTGATCCACGCGCGCAAGATGCAGATGCCGGATCGCGACAATCCGGGCCAGTACGTCGATATCGGTCAGGTCGGCGAAGTCGAAGCGATCAATCCCGCGGTCGTGAAAGCGCTGCAGGACGACGCGTTCATTCCGGTGATCTCGCCGATCGGCTTCGGCGAAGACGGCCTGTCGTACAACATCAATGCGGATCTGGTCGCGGGCAAACTGGCGGTCGTGCTGAACGCCGAAAAGCTCGTGATCATGACCAACATCCCGGGCGTGATGGATAAGGAAGGCAATCTGCTGACCGATCTGTCCGCGCGCGAAATCGACGGCCTGTTCGCAGACGGTACGATCTCCGGCGGCATGTTGCCGAAAATCTCGTCGGCGTTGGATGCCGCAAAGAGCGGCGTGCGTTCCGTCCACATCATCGACGGCCGCATCGAGCACTCGGTGCTGCTGGAAATTCTCACCGAACAGCCGTTCGGCACGATGATCCGCTCGCATTGATTCCTGCCTCAAACCCGGCACACACGGCACGCTTTCCCGGC comes from Burkholderia sp. GAS332 and encodes:
- a CDS encoding N-acetylglutamate kinase, whose product is MSEIPDLSQIAPTLKAEILAEALPYIRQYHGKTVVIKYGGNAMTEERLKQGFARDVILLKLVGINPVIVHGGGPQIDQALKKIGKQGTFIQGMRVTDEETMEVVEWVLGGEVQQDIVTLINHFGGHAVGLTGKDGGLIHARKMQMPDRDNPGQYVDIGQVGEVEAINPAVVKALQDDAFIPVISPIGFGEDGLSYNINADLVAGKLAVVLNAEKLVIMTNIPGVMDKEGNLLTDLSAREIDGLFADGTISGGMLPKISSALDAAKSGVRSVHIIDGRIEHSVLLEILTEQPFGTMIRSH
- a CDS encoding Cysteine-rich CWC (manually curated), with product MKLSASHAESSALCPLCGQAFDCAMHKVPFDCWCREMPVLPADRLDPSGRCLCPECLAAEIARAVQPARGAGSP